A genomic window from Litoribacterium kuwaitense includes:
- a CDS encoding energy-coupling factor transporter transmembrane component T, whose amino-acid sequence MGVYDRSSRPFFLKTGGYQELHPVAVLCYGLGLLTMSFSTSHPIVLSLLGLFLFFIVIFYHGRRSLSLLLATSIPAIFIILLNPLTSQRGTVVLFYLGDRPITWEAVLYGLRMGISFWMTVLVFLLMTASLTPSKWLSIIGKLSPTFAMLIVSALRLIPLYKNELLSFYKVQKTKSSTSWRRLHHRSGQLQVFTAMAQHALEKAIVMADAMNVRGYGSGPRTSYNPYIWKKLDLYWTLSTGLLLLFYLALVLSDGAQLTLSPAAEPLSLSFIDLSALACGIFYILCPLAAERRLWQCLR is encoded by the coding sequence GTGGGTGTATACGACCGTTCTTCCAGACCCTTCTTCCTAAAAACGGGCGGCTATCAAGAACTGCACCCTGTTGCGGTTTTATGCTACGGCCTTGGCTTACTGACCATGAGCTTTAGCACAAGCCACCCAATTGTCCTTAGTCTTTTAGGACTATTTCTTTTTTTTATCGTCATTTTTTATCACGGGCGGCGAAGTCTTTCTCTGCTTCTTGCCACGAGCATTCCGGCGATATTCATCATATTGCTTAATCCATTGACCTCTCAACGTGGAACAGTCGTGCTTTTTTATCTCGGTGATCGCCCGATTACATGGGAAGCTGTCCTTTACGGACTGCGGATGGGGATATCCTTTTGGATGACTGTTCTTGTTTTTCTTCTCATGACAGCGAGTCTCACCCCTAGTAAGTGGCTCTCGATCATCGGGAAATTGTCCCCGACATTTGCGATGTTGATCGTATCTGCTTTACGACTCATCCCTTTATACAAAAATGAGCTTTTATCGTTTTATAAAGTCCAAAAAACAAAATCGAGCACATCGTGGCGTCGTTTACACCATCGTTCCGGACAGCTGCAAGTGTTTACCGCAATGGCACAGCACGCATTGGAAAAAGCCATTGTGATGGCTGATGCGATGAATGTCCGTGGGTATGGTTCTGGTCCGCGAACAAGCTACAACCCATACATTTGGAAAAAGCTTGACCTTTATTGGACCTTGAGCACTGGACTATTGTTGCTCTTTTATCTGGCACTCGTTCTCTCTGATGGTGCCCAACTGACACTATCTCCCGCAGCAGAGCCGCTATCGTTATCGTTCATTGATCTATCCGCATTGGCTTGCGGCATCTTTTATATTCTTTGTCCACTTGCTGCTGAAAGGAGGCTTTGGCAATGCTTACGTTAA
- a CDS encoding DUF4430 domain-containing protein, whose amino-acid sequence MWRKNVRFFLIFTWLTLLLAACQPADLSEATPAQLAADRAEQKTKKSGDILRTQPLVDIEPALPSEQDAVAPKPETQTVEKDDEANESDQDAPSEPTPSTSHSRENTPSSEERAEPPLVSAPEQKASEPDPQPEASEQKQTTVSLTIQGVDASILSAHEVAIDEGDTVLDILITQAKEERIPIEYEGAGPFAYVQGIQNVYEFDHGPQSGWIYRVNGKLASKSAGAYEVREGDVIEWVYTTVLPDPSS is encoded by the coding sequence ATGTGGCGCAAAAACGTTCGTTTTTTTCTTATTTTTACATGGCTTACGCTGCTACTGGCAGCCTGCCAACCGGCAGACCTCTCAGAAGCAACACCTGCACAGCTGGCTGCTGATCGAGCTGAACAAAAAACGAAGAAGAGCGGAGACATCTTAAGAACTCAGCCACTTGTGGACATTGAGCCAGCACTCCCTTCTGAACAAGATGCTGTCGCCCCAAAGCCTGAAACTCAGACAGTAGAAAAAGACGATGAAGCAAATGAATCTGATCAAGATGCCCCCTCGGAGCCGACACCTTCTACTTCTCATAGCAGAGAAAATACGCCGTCTTCAGAAGAACGAGCCGAACCCCCGCTGGTATCAGCTCCTGAACAGAAGGCATCAGAGCCTGACCCACAACCAGAAGCGTCTGAGCAAAAGCAAACAACCGTTTCTTTGACGATTCAAGGTGTTGATGCTTCAATTCTATCTGCACATGAAGTCGCTATAGATGAAGGAGATACCGTATTAGATATTCTTATCACACAGGCAAAGGAAGAACGCATCCCGATCGAATACGAAGGGGCTGGTCCTTTTGCATACGTCCAAGGGATTCAAAACGTATATGAATTTGACCATGGGCCACAAAGCGGCTGGATTTACCGTGTCAATGGAAAGCTCGCTTCTAAAAGTGCGGGGGCTTACGAAGTAAGAGAAGGAGATGTGATCGAGTGGGTGTATACGACCGTTCTTCCAGACCCTTCTTCCTAA
- a CDS encoding S-layer homology domain-containing protein — protein MQKKHRKLQHLSMIRFWLTIFILLCASSTVSAQPTPTALEQLAKTKAYYEENVDTPDDWSSLHRSFIDSAPDVEYIKNHQSREEPWPTKPTSVARIVTGLSAAGEDASAPAYDGLVDHLVGFDQSYYTAGVNELAWTLIALDSGSYTPETGIDRGWLIDALLEQQTEDGLWPGFQPDMSTVVMTALAPYNTEAYPEVQRALAKAASAFEGSIPDNSNSVAQLIIALSANGIDPAGSDYTASEGTTLIDALLSYALEDGTFFWNHEYQDSNALATKDAFHALMAYDAYVNTGSGLIYNDLLEQRTDASATKPTEEGETRNEDRQSGLPVTVSVALPGNEWLSMDVNASTPIDGFEQLLTKQSVSYQIEDTAFGPYLSAVDGLEAGTYDSNAGWQFTITRDGKTFIPNVGAGSTDVLHEGDVVQFYYGGFGVQPVSDYSFAMIEENTLAIALEKMIVTYDQQGIARETTSPAAQVDVQLNGQTEKTNEHGIAVFSNVEADLFTGRAQSGAESDLPQIAPTPLSFTAEPFSDTSPAFPDALWIEPYAFESVTTAVEHGWMDTVAETEAFLPDKSVTRAEAVQLFINVMDVDVQTTEVTEPFTDVESRTPSYSAVAAAYQKGWIQGNNEGQFLPKQAISRQELALIIDRMLSIPEYEDANSYIDEDRIWTNARDAVYSLTAAGLLKGDGNAFHPHEDVSRESAAVIVDRIDKWMHATP, from the coding sequence ATGCAGAAAAAACACCGAAAGCTTCAACATTTATCAATGATACGTTTTTGGTTGACCATTTTCATTTTACTTTGCGCCAGTTCAACTGTATCCGCACAACCTACGCCGACTGCTCTTGAGCAGCTTGCAAAAACGAAAGCATATTATGAGGAGAACGTTGACACCCCCGATGACTGGTCAAGTTTACACAGGTCGTTTATTGATTCGGCACCAGATGTTGAATACATAAAAAATCATCAATCAAGAGAAGAACCATGGCCGACCAAACCGACATCTGTCGCCCGCATTGTGACTGGATTGTCTGCCGCTGGCGAGGATGCTTCTGCACCTGCTTATGACGGCTTAGTCGATCATTTAGTCGGCTTCGATCAATCCTATTACACTGCAGGTGTGAACGAACTAGCCTGGACGCTGATCGCGCTAGACAGCGGGTCTTACACACCTGAGACAGGCATTGACAGAGGCTGGCTGATTGATGCTCTACTCGAGCAGCAAACCGAAGACGGATTATGGCCTGGATTTCAGCCGGATATGTCAACTGTCGTCATGACAGCCTTAGCACCTTACAATACGGAAGCTTATCCTGAAGTTCAACGCGCCTTAGCAAAAGCTGCATCGGCTTTTGAAGGTTCGATTCCTGATAACAGTAACTCAGTCGCCCAGCTCATCATTGCGTTAAGCGCAAATGGGATTGACCCAGCAGGCAGTGACTATACTGCTTCTGAAGGAACGACACTCATTGACGCTTTATTAAGCTATGCGCTGGAAGATGGAACATTTTTTTGGAATCATGAATATCAAGACAGCAATGCTTTAGCTACGAAAGATGCGTTCCATGCCTTAATGGCATACGATGCATACGTCAACACTGGCAGTGGTCTAATATACAATGACTTATTAGAACAGCGTACGGATGCTTCTGCTACAAAGCCGACAGAAGAAGGTGAGACACGAAACGAGGATCGACAGTCTGGGCTTCCCGTGACGGTCTCTGTTGCACTGCCAGGAAATGAGTGGCTCTCTATGGATGTGAATGCGTCCACTCCAATCGATGGCTTTGAACAGTTACTCACTAAGCAGTCGGTCTCTTATCAAATTGAAGACACTGCGTTTGGTCCCTACCTGTCGGCGGTCGACGGTCTTGAGGCGGGAACTTACGATAGCAATGCCGGATGGCAATTTACAATAACTCGTGATGGAAAAACGTTTATTCCAAATGTAGGTGCAGGATCAACCGATGTCTTGCACGAAGGTGATGTTGTCCAGTTTTATTATGGCGGATTTGGTGTTCAACCAGTGAGTGACTATTCATTTGCGATGATCGAAGAAAATACTTTAGCCATTGCACTTGAAAAGATGATCGTAACCTATGACCAACAAGGAATCGCACGCGAAACAACGAGCCCGGCTGCTCAAGTGGACGTTCAACTGAATGGACAAACCGAAAAAACAAATGAGCATGGAATCGCCGTGTTTTCAAATGTTGAGGCTGACCTTTTTACAGGACGTGCACAGTCTGGTGCTGAATCCGACCTGCCACAGATCGCACCGACACCACTATCCTTTACAGCTGAACCGTTTTCCGATACGTCTCCTGCCTTTCCAGATGCGCTATGGATTGAACCGTATGCTTTTGAGTCTGTAACGACTGCCGTTGAACATGGATGGATGGACACCGTAGCTGAAACGGAAGCGTTCCTGCCTGATAAATCTGTCACGAGAGCGGAAGCTGTTCAGTTATTCATTAACGTAATGGATGTTGACGTACAAACAACTGAGGTGACTGAGCCATTTACTGATGTCGAGTCACGCACACCCTCGTATTCCGCTGTTGCAGCCGCCTATCAAAAAGGGTGGATTCAAGGGAATAACGAAGGTCAGTTTTTGCCTAAGCAGGCCATATCGAGACAAGAGCTCGCTCTGATAATAGACCGAATGCTTTCAATCCCTGAGTACGAGGATGCCAATTCATACATTGACGAAGATCGCATTTGGACAAACGCACGTGACGCTGTTTATTCTTTAACAGCCGCCGGACTGCTAAAGGGAGACGGTAATGCCTTTCACCCGCACGAGGATGTTTCGCGGGAATCGGCTGCTGTTATCGTTGATCGCATCGATAAATGGATGCATGCCACCCCTTAG
- a CDS encoding Gfo/Idh/MocA family protein gives MIGAKNDGMNYAPVGKTEPVVQQGEFVFSVIGLNHGHIYGMCNGLLEAGATLKSVYDPDPRLVEAFQERHPTVQIAKAEEDILQDGEVKLIAGAKITSERAALGMRVMDHGKDYFTDKAPFTTLTQLEEARAKAKATGQKYMVYYSERLHVESAIHAGHLIEDGAIGRVIQVIGTGPHRLNAQSRPDWFFNHSQYGGILCDIGSHQVEQFLHFSGARGGKVLHSKVGNYANPDYPELEDFGDATIVADNGATNYFRVDWFTPDGLSTWGDGRTFILGEKGTIELRKYIDIARSANGDQLFLANHEGEFHMDLKGKVGFPFFGQLILDVLNRTERAMTQEHAFLAAELSLKAQEQAIHIQKEAQSLINS, from the coding sequence ATGATCGGTGCAAAAAATGATGGAATGAACTATGCACCCGTTGGCAAAACAGAGCCTGTCGTCCAGCAAGGAGAATTTGTCTTTTCAGTGATTGGCTTAAATCATGGCCATATCTATGGGATGTGCAATGGACTTTTAGAGGCTGGTGCGACGTTGAAATCAGTGTACGATCCTGATCCTCGGCTAGTGGAGGCGTTTCAGGAAAGACATCCAACGGTGCAAATCGCAAAAGCTGAGGAGGACATTTTACAAGACGGTGAAGTAAAGCTTATCGCTGGAGCTAAAATTACATCAGAACGTGCTGCTTTAGGGATGCGGGTGATGGATCACGGTAAAGATTATTTTACGGACAAAGCCCCCTTTACGACATTGACTCAGCTTGAGGAGGCGCGTGCCAAGGCAAAAGCGACCGGCCAAAAATATATGGTCTACTACAGTGAACGACTTCATGTGGAAAGTGCCATTCATGCCGGCCATTTAATTGAGGATGGAGCGATTGGTCGTGTCATTCAAGTGATTGGCACAGGTCCACATAGATTGAACGCACAGTCACGACCAGACTGGTTCTTTAATCATTCACAATATGGCGGCATCTTATGTGATATCGGCAGTCATCAAGTCGAGCAGTTCTTGCATTTTTCCGGCGCTCGTGGAGGGAAGGTGCTGCATAGTAAAGTGGGTAATTATGCAAACCCAGACTATCCTGAATTAGAGGATTTTGGTGATGCAACGATTGTTGCAGATAATGGAGCGACCAATTATTTCCGCGTAGACTGGTTTACGCCCGACGGTTTGTCTACATGGGGAGATGGCAGAACGTTTATCTTAGGAGAAAAAGGGACGATCGAGCTCCGAAAATATATCGACATTGCAAGGTCTGCTAATGGGGATCAGCTGTTCCTTGCCAATCATGAAGGGGAATTCCATATGGACCTTAAAGGAAAAGTAGGGTTTCCATTTTTCGGTCAATTGATATTAGATGTGCTGAATCGCACTGAACGTGCGATGACTCAGGAGCATGCCTTTTTAGCTGCTGAGCTTTCCTTAAAGGCTCAAGAACAAGCGATTCATATTCAAAAAGAGGCTCAATCGCTCATCAATTCATAA
- a CDS encoding VOC family protein: MIELQSIHHVSLVVTNMDDAREFYEKKLGLKPQDDRPDFGFPGAWYTIGSQQLHLINANDGRSLRGTNDIDSRDGHVAFRVQSIAALLQHLEDTNVPYLDRPNNKTPWHQVYVTDPSGNVIEFNAPR, encoded by the coding sequence ATGATTGAGTTGCAATCAATTCACCATGTTTCATTGGTCGTCACAAATATGGATGATGCCCGTGAGTTTTATGAAAAAAAGCTAGGACTAAAACCACAGGATGACCGCCCTGACTTTGGCTTTCCTGGGGCGTGGTATACGATCGGAAGCCAACAGCTCCATTTAATTAATGCGAATGATGGGCGGAGTCTGCGGGGGACGAATGACATTGATAGTAGAGATGGGCATGTCGCGTTTCGTGTGCAATCGATAGCGGCATTGCTTCAGCATCTCGAAGATACGAATGTACCGTATTTAGATCGACCGAATAATAAGACGCCTTGGCATCAAGTGTATGTGACAGATCCTTCTGGGAATGTCATTGAGTTTAATGCCCCACGCTAA
- a CDS encoding DMT family transporter, whose translation MKTSWSVYIFVLMATLFWGFNVPVLKIVVTSFAPLPINALRIFVAGSVLLLICAVTKQLRWVSKQEMFYVSGAGFIGIMGHHFFLALGLSTTSGTNSGLILGLVPLATAISAAFFLKQRFHLIRVLGVLLGLLGVSLVVLFGSGQFTGLVQGDISILLAVVTQAIGFIFVYKASQTVPSLLLTAYSILIGASGLLLLAFMTQPAGFTTLSSGTVSAWGSFFMSAIFATALGQLIYNQAIPKLGPAETAIFTNLTPFFALIGSGLILNEVVTWRHWIGFIAIVVGVFLGSGAFEYWKHSRRMKHHMTQSISKDT comes from the coding sequence GTGAAGACTTCTTGGAGTGTATACATCTTTGTTCTTATGGCAACGTTGTTTTGGGGCTTTAATGTGCCAGTGTTGAAAATTGTCGTCACGTCGTTTGCCCCATTACCGATCAATGCTTTGCGGATTTTTGTAGCTGGCAGTGTTTTGTTGCTCATCTGTGCAGTAACCAAGCAGCTAAGGTGGGTATCCAAGCAGGAAATGTTTTATGTGTCCGGAGCAGGCTTCATCGGCATTATGGGCCATCATTTTTTTCTTGCACTTGGATTGTCAACGACTTCCGGTACCAATAGTGGACTTATTCTTGGACTTGTGCCGCTGGCCACAGCGATAAGCGCGGCTTTTTTTCTTAAACAGCGCTTTCACCTCATCCGCGTTTTAGGTGTGTTATTAGGGTTGCTTGGTGTATCGCTCGTCGTACTGTTTGGGAGCGGACAATTTACAGGGCTTGTTCAAGGTGATATCAGTATTTTGCTTGCTGTTGTTACCCAGGCCATTGGCTTTATTTTTGTTTATAAAGCCAGTCAAACCGTGCCGTCTTTGCTCCTGACTGCCTATTCTATTTTAATCGGAGCGAGCGGGTTACTATTACTTGCTTTCATGACACAACCAGCGGGCTTCACGACCTTATCATCAGGAACAGTGTCTGCGTGGGGTAGCTTTTTCATGTCCGCGATTTTTGCAACCGCGCTCGGTCAATTGATATATAACCAAGCAATTCCAAAACTTGGACCGGCCGAAACCGCCATCTTTACAAACCTCACGCCTTTTTTTGCTTTAATTGGTTCGGGACTCATTCTAAATGAAGTCGTTACTTGGCGTCATTGGATTGGGTTTATTGCCATTGTCGTTGGTGTTTTTCTTGGATCTGGTGCTTTTGAGTATTGGAAACATAGCAGGCGGATGAAGCATCACATGACACAATCAATATCTAAAGATACTTAA
- a CDS encoding MBL fold metallo-hydrolase, which yields MKVTVLGIWGGFPGAGGATAGYLFEYDHYRLLVDCGSGVLAQLQKHIKLETLDAVVLSHSHHDHVADIGPLHFSSLVHQRIEWRDHPLTIYTAPVDTPYISSLVEEPFTKVVHYDPEDELNIGPFQIRFSKTAHPVSCQAMRITAAGTEVGYTADTSWLDKWPLFFKNVDLLIAECSFYDGQDGQKAGHLTSTDCGHLAAEANVGELILTHLPHYGDHETLLSEAEAVFQGNVQIASTGLVWQKESTR from the coding sequence GTGAAAGTGACAGTATTAGGAATATGGGGAGGGTTCCCAGGAGCTGGGGGAGCGACAGCCGGTTATTTATTTGAGTACGATCACTATCGCTTGCTTGTCGATTGTGGGAGCGGCGTGTTGGCACAATTACAAAAGCATATAAAGCTAGAGACGCTTGACGCGGTCGTACTTTCTCATTCGCATCATGACCATGTGGCTGATATTGGTCCACTACATTTTTCTAGCTTAGTGCATCAGCGGATAGAGTGGCGCGATCACCCTTTAACCATATATACAGCGCCAGTGGATACTCCTTACATATCTTCACTAGTTGAAGAACCATTTACAAAAGTCGTTCATTACGATCCCGAGGACGAACTCAACATCGGCCCTTTTCAAATACGTTTTTCTAAAACAGCGCACCCCGTGTCTTGTCAAGCGATGAGAATAACAGCTGCTGGTACGGAAGTCGGTTATACTGCGGATACAAGCTGGCTAGATAAATGGCCTTTATTTTTCAAAAATGTTGATTTGTTAATTGCTGAATGCAGCTTTTATGATGGACAGGATGGGCAAAAGGCAGGACACCTAACGAGCACCGATTGTGGGCACCTTGCTGCAGAGGCCAACGTGGGGGAACTGATTTTAACTCATTTGCCACACTATGGAGATCATGAAACGTTACTAAGCGAAGCAGAAGCAGTTTTTCAAGGAAACGTTCAAATTGCTTCAACTGGACTTGTTTGGCAAAAAGAGTCCACACGATAA
- a CDS encoding cold-shock protein has product MVEGTVKWFNAEKGFGFIEVEGQDDVFVHYSAISGEGFKTLEEGQSVSFEIVEGERGKQAANVEKN; this is encoded by the coding sequence ATGGTTGAAGGTACAGTAAAATGGTTTAACGCAGAAAAAGGATTTGGCTTTATCGAAGTTGAAGGTCAAGACGATGTATTCGTACATTATTCTGCAATCAGTGGTGAAGGCTTCAAAACTTTGGAAGAAGGTCAGTCTGTTTCTTTCGAAATCGTTGAAGGCGAGCGCGGCAAACAAGCAGCTAACGTTGAGAAAAACTAA
- a CDS encoding proline dehydrogenase family protein — translation MEQIMRNFFLFLSNNKTLTKAAKKYGFRFGASRFVAGVNINETAKKIKALNHQGFVVTVDHLGEFIDSETEAKQSAQECIKAIKVIAEEQLQSELSLKLTSLGLDISDELVMENMRDILQAGKAHDVTVTIDMEDYARLDKTLHIFKTLKQEYDNIGTVLQAYLYRVEEDVSALNDYNPYLRLVKGAYKESATVAFPDKADVDQNYKKIIKQNLLYGNYTAIATHDDEIIAYTKELEQAHDIPREQFEFQMLYGIRLELQERLLNEGYKVRIYLPYGEDWFGYNMRRLAERPANVAFVLKGILKK, via the coding sequence ATGGAACAAATCATGCGTAATTTTTTTTTGTTTCTCTCGAATAATAAAACGCTTACAAAAGCGGCGAAGAAATACGGCTTCCGCTTCGGAGCTTCGCGCTTTGTCGCAGGTGTAAATATTAATGAAACAGCGAAAAAAATAAAAGCTTTAAACCACCAAGGTTTTGTTGTCACTGTTGACCATTTAGGGGAATTTATTGATAGTGAAACGGAGGCAAAACAGTCAGCGCAAGAGTGTATTAAAGCGATCAAAGTCATTGCCGAAGAGCAACTACAATCCGAATTATCTTTAAAGCTGACTTCACTTGGATTAGATATATCAGATGAACTTGTGATGGAGAATATGCGGGATATACTACAGGCAGGCAAAGCACATGATGTCACTGTAACGATTGATATGGAGGATTATGCTCGTTTAGATAAAACATTGCATATCTTCAAAACACTCAAACAAGAGTACGACAATATCGGTACTGTTTTGCAAGCTTATTTGTATCGTGTAGAAGAAGATGTATCAGCATTAAACGACTATAACCCATATTTACGATTAGTAAAGGGTGCGTACAAAGAATCTGCGACTGTTGCTTTTCCGGATAAAGCTGATGTAGATCAAAACTATAAAAAAATCATCAAACAAAATTTGCTCTATGGAAATTATACAGCCATCGCGACGCATGATGATGAAATCATCGCTTATACGAAAGAGCTTGAACAAGCCCACGACATTCCACGCGAGCAATTTGAATTTCAAATGCTTTACGGAATTCGCCTTGAGCTTCAAGAGCGTTTGTTAAATGAAGGCTATAAAGTACGTATCTATTTACCTTACGGAGAGGACTGGTTTGGCTACAATATGCGCCGTTTAGCTGAGCGGCCTGCCAATGTGGCATTTGTACTAAAGGGCATTTTAAAGAAATAG
- the pruA gene encoding L-glutamate gamma-semialdehyde dehydrogenase, with protein MVVPYTHEPFTNFTKDENRQDMLRALEKVEQDLGKDYPLIIGGERITTEEKLISVNPANKDEVIGYVSKADQDLAEKAMQVADETFTTWRKSDPQFRADLLFRAAAIIRRRKHEFTAHLIKEGGKPWKEADGDTAEAIDFLEYYGRQILELKDGIKVNSRPIEHNQFHYIPLGVGVVISPWNFLFAIMAGTTAAAMVSGNTVLLKPASATPVIAYKFMEVLEEAGLPAGVINFIPGSGKEVGDYLVDHPRTRFVSFTGSREVGTRIFERAAVVQEGQKWLKRTIIEMGGKDTIVVDSEADLELAAQSIVQSAFGFSGQKCSACSRAVIHEDVYDEVKDRVIELTKALTVGDPKNDANDMGPVIDQAAYDKIMSYIDIGKKEGELLTGGEGDDSNGWFIQPTVFADVDPQAQIMQEEIFGPVVGLTKAKDFTEAIEIANNTDYGLTGAVITNNRAHLEQAREDFHVGNLYFNRGCTAAIVGYQPFGGFNMSGTDSKAGGPDYLIHHMQGKTTSEMF; from the coding sequence ATGGTAGTACCTTATACGCATGAGCCATTTACAAACTTTACAAAAGATGAAAACAGACAAGACATGTTGAGAGCCTTAGAAAAAGTAGAGCAAGACCTTGGTAAAGATTATCCTTTAATTATAGGTGGCGAAAGAATTACGACGGAAGAAAAATTGATCTCCGTAAATCCTGCAAATAAAGATGAAGTCATTGGCTATGTTTCCAAAGCAGATCAAGACTTAGCTGAAAAAGCAATGCAAGTCGCTGATGAAACATTTACAACATGGCGGAAATCTGACCCGCAATTCCGCGCTGATTTGCTATTTCGTGCAGCCGCCATTATTCGTCGTAGAAAGCATGAGTTTACTGCCCATTTAATAAAAGAAGGCGGCAAGCCTTGGAAAGAAGCGGATGGAGATACGGCTGAGGCTATTGACTTTTTGGAATATTACGGAAGACAGATTCTTGAGTTGAAAGACGGAATTAAAGTAAATAGTCGCCCAATTGAACATAATCAATTTCATTATATCCCATTAGGCGTCGGTGTCGTTATTTCACCTTGGAATTTTCTATTCGCCATTATGGCAGGGACAACCGCTGCAGCTATGGTTTCTGGAAATACAGTTTTGTTAAAGCCAGCTAGTGCAACACCTGTAATTGCATATAAGTTTATGGAAGTATTAGAAGAAGCTGGTCTTCCTGCTGGTGTCATTAATTTTATTCCTGGGTCTGGGAAAGAGGTTGGCGATTATTTAGTTGACCATCCCCGTACACGGTTTGTCAGCTTTACGGGCTCCCGCGAAGTAGGTACACGTATTTTTGAACGTGCGGCTGTCGTCCAAGAAGGGCAAAAGTGGTTAAAACGAACCATTATTGAAATGGGCGGAAAAGATACGATCGTAGTGGATAGTGAAGCGGATTTAGAATTGGCCGCTCAATCCATTGTACAATCTGCTTTTGGTTTCTCGGGACAAAAATGCTCCGCCTGTTCTCGAGCTGTGATCCATGAGGATGTATATGACGAAGTAAAGGATCGGGTGATTGAGTTAACAAAAGCATTAACCGTAGGCGATCCTAAAAATGACGCAAATGATATGGGGCCGGTCATTGACCAAGCCGCGTATGATAAGATCATGAGTTATATTGACATTGGCAAAAAAGAAGGAGAGCTTTTAACTGGTGGAGAAGGTGATGACAGCAATGGCTGGTTTATTCAGCCAACAGTCTTCGCAGACGTGGATCCTCAAGCGCAAATTATGCAGGAAGAAATATTTGGTCCAGTCGTCGGTTTGACTAAGGCAAAGGACTTTACGGAAGCGATAGAAATCGCGAATAACACCGATTATGGTTTGACAGGAGCCGTCATTACGAATAACCGCGCTCACCTTGAGCAAGCGCGGGAAGATTTCCATGTTGGAAACCTTTACTTTAACCGTGGCTGTACAGCAGCAATTGTCGGCTACCAGCCATTTGGCGGTTTTAATATGTCTGGAACAGATTCTAAAGCAGGCGGACCAGATTACTTGATCCACCATATGCAAGGGAAAACAACTTCGGAAATGTTTTAA
- the adhP gene encoding alcohol dehydrogenase AdhP encodes MRAAVVNSTKDKLVEVKDVTLRPLNTGEALVDIEFCGVCHTDLHVAQGDFGEVPGRVLGHEGVGIVKEIADDVTSLKVGDRVSVAWFFEGCGACEYCVTGRETFCRDVKNAGYSVDGAMAEQCIVAADYAVKVPDALDPQQATSITCAGVTTYKAIKVSNVRPGEWIVIFGAGGLGNLAIQYAKQVFNAKVIAVDINDDKLQLAKEVGADVTYNAKKVANVDEAIQKDFGGAHAAVVTAVSKAAFNQAVNAVRPTSKVVNVGLPPEKMDLDIIKSVLDGIEVIGSLVGTRKDLEEAFMFGAEGKVVPVVQPRKLEEINDIFHEMEEGTIQGRMVIDMKMK; translated from the coding sequence ATGAGAGCAGCAGTTGTAAATTCTACGAAAGACAAACTTGTTGAAGTAAAAGACGTGACGTTGCGCCCGTTAAATACTGGTGAGGCTCTTGTTGATATTGAGTTTTGTGGTGTCTGCCATACCGATCTCCATGTTGCCCAAGGCGATTTTGGCGAAGTGCCTGGACGTGTGCTTGGTCATGAAGGCGTAGGCATTGTAAAAGAAATTGCTGATGATGTCACTAGCTTGAAAGTTGGCGATCGCGTCAGTGTGGCGTGGTTTTTTGAAGGATGCGGGGCATGCGAATATTGTGTGACCGGTCGCGAAACGTTCTGTCGTGATGTGAAAAATGCTGGTTACAGCGTCGATGGTGCGATGGCGGAGCAATGTATCGTCGCAGCTGATTATGCCGTCAAGGTACCAGATGCCTTGGATCCACAGCAAGCAACAAGTATTACATGTGCGGGTGTGACTACTTATAAGGCGATTAAAGTCTCCAATGTCCGACCTGGTGAATGGATCGTTATTTTTGGGGCTGGTGGTCTTGGGAACTTAGCGATCCAATATGCTAAACAAGTATTTAATGCTAAAGTCATTGCTGTTGATATTAACGACGATAAATTACAGCTGGCAAAAGAAGTTGGCGCAGATGTGACTTATAACGCGAAAAAAGTCGCAAACGTCGATGAAGCCATTCAAAAAGACTTCGGTGGCGCGCATGCTGCTGTTGTGACGGCTGTATCAAAAGCGGCTTTTAACCAAGCTGTGAATGCCGTTCGTCCGACATCTAAAGTGGTTAATGTCGGTTTGCCACCTGAAAAGATGGACTTGGACATCATTAAAAGTGTCCTCGATGGAATTGAAGTCATCGGGTCCCTCGTTGGAACGCGAAAAGATTTAGAAGAAGCGTTTATGTTTGGTGCGGAAGGGAAAGTCGTTCCAGTCGTTCAACCGCGAAAACTAGAAGAAATCAATGATATCTTTCACGAAATGGAAGAAGGGACGATTCAAGGCAGAATGGTCATTGATATGAAAATGAAATAA